Proteins encoded in a region of the Populus alba chromosome 13, ASM523922v2, whole genome shotgun sequence genome:
- the LOC118060820 gene encoding uncharacterized protein isoform X1, with product MNKQEVMKMQQTHILKVNIECHCGGCKKKIKKLLQKIEGVYTTTVNAEQGKVTVTGNVDPAKLVKKLEKSGKHAELWGGQKGSNNFQNLNNQFKNMQMGGGGGGGGGGGKDNKSGKGGKGQQGQQVQMMQQQLKGSKDPKMPQNKDQKSVKFNLNEDEFDDEFDDEFDDEFDEFDDEFDDEFDDDEEEFGHGHGHGLPNKMMPMMGNGHGHNLPNKMMPMMGNGHGPNGMPINKMMPMMGNGHGPHGMPPNKMMPMMGNGHGPNGMPNKMMPMMGNGHGPHGMPNNMMPMMGNGHGPHGMPNNMMPMMGNGHGPHGMPNKMMPMMGNGHGPQGMMSGPGFNDKKGGGGGGGGGGGGKGKKGGGGGDDVFEIPVVMKGKGDKKDGKDGKGGKKGGGGDDKNGKSKGENKKQDGKDKKDSKRGGGFLGFGKKSKKEDDSSTNKTATNNGSAGVHGNNNGGGPKKGAGKNGGVHDTNKNKQGFPEIDGAGNGGHKNMVHMGQMGPMGPMGPMSTMGPMGNYARMGNVPTVQGLPAPGAMNGGYYQGMGPGQGNPYNQQQYMAMLMNQQRQQQGNDMFQPMMYARPQPAVNYMPPPMPPTTATDQYTHFFSDENTESCRIM from the exons ATGAATAAACAGGAGGTTATGAAGATGCAG CAGACTCATATTTTGAAAGTGAACATAGAGTGTCACTGTGGTGGatgcaagaagaaaataaagaaactgCTTCAAAAAATCGAGG GGGTGTATACTACCACGGTAAATGCAGAGCAAGGGAAGGTAACTGTGACAGGAAATGTAGATCCGGCCAAGCTCGTTAAAAAGCTCGAGAAGTCGGGGAAACATGCAGAGTTATGGGGAGGTCAAAAGGGCTCAAACAACTTCCAAAACCTTAATAATCAATTCAAGAACATGCAAAtgggaggtggaggtggaggtggcggtggcggtggcaAAGATAACAAGTCTGGGAAGGGTGGAAAAGGTCAACAAGGACAACAAGTACAGATGATGCAACAACAGCTGAAAGGGTCTAAGGATCCAAAGATGCCTCAAAATAAAGACCAGAAGTCAGTTAAGTTCAATCTGAACGAGGACGAGTTCGATGATGAGTTCGATGATGAATTTGATGACGAGTTTGATGAATTTGATGATGAGTTCGATGATGAATTTGATGATGACGAGGAAGAGTTTGGTCATGGCCATGGCCATGGCTTGCCTAACAAGATGATGCCTATGATGGGTAATGGCCATGGTCATAATTTGCCTAACAAGATGATGCCCATGATGGGTAATGGACATGGACCTAATGGGATGCCAATCAACAAGATGATGCCTATGATGGGTAATGGCCATGGACCTCATGGCATGCCACCAAACAAGATGATGCCGATGATGGGTAATGGCCATGGACCTAATGGCATGCCAAACAAGATGATGCCGATGATGGGAAATGGCCATGGACCCCATGGTATGCCAAACAATATGATGCCCATGATGGGAAATGGCCACGGGCCTCATGGTATGCCAAACAATATGATGCCCATGATGGGAAATGGCCATGGGCCTCATGGTATGCCAAACAAAATGATGCCCATGATGGGCAATGGCCATGGGCCTCAAGGTATGATGAGCGGACCTGGGTTTAATGACAAAAAGGGTGGCGGGGGCGGGGGTGGGGGAGGTGGTGGTGGAAAGGGCAAGAAAGGTGGTGGCGGTGGTGATGATGTTTTTGAGATACCTGTGGTAATGAAGGGCAAGGGAGACAAGAAAGATGGCAAGGATGGCAAAGGAGGAAAGAAAGGTGGAGGTGGTGATGACAAGAACGGTAAAAGCAAGGgggaaaacaagaaacaagatgGTAAAGACAAAAAAGATAGTAAAAGAGGTGGTGGGTTCCTAGGCTTCGGTAAGAAGAGTAAAAAAGAAGACGATAGTAGTACCAACAAGACAGCTACCAATAATGGCAGTGCAGGTGTACATGGAAACAATAATGGCGGTGGGCCCAAGAAAGGTGCAGGCAAAAATGGTGGGGTCCATGatactaacaaaaataaacaagggtTCCCTGAAATTGATGGAGCAGGTAATGGTGGTCACAAGAATATGGTTCATATGGGACAGATGGGTCCAATGGGCCCAATGGGCCCGATGAGTACAATGGGCCCGATGGGCAATTATGCTAGGATGGGTAATGTACCAACAGTGCAAGGACTGCCGGCACCGGGAGCAATGAACGGTGGTTATTATCAAGGGATGGGGCCAGGGCAAGGGAATCCTTATAATCAGCAGCAATACATGGCAATGCTGATGAATCAACAGAGGCAGCAGCAAGGGAATGACATGTTTCAACCGATGATGTACGCCCGCCCTCAGCCAGCCGTGAACTACATGCCGCCCCCCATGCCGCCTACTACGGCGACCGATCAGTACACGCACTTCTTCAGCGATGAGAACACCGAAAGTTGCAGAATAATGTGA
- the LOC118060825 gene encoding probable serine/threonine-protein kinase PBL7: MEPSTTGEPAKSHGNHTNKHHSLHSQLHDHRHGILSSTSILIIIISAISVVLVLTIFLIIAMVRRLKSSKNRGSCKDLSSCNTSKFIAHTTISFTSSPDVNGGCLYGSNLGHKPPSKHKGVQVFTYKELEIATNKFNASNVIGNGGYGVVYRGTLSDGTVAAIKMLHREGKQGERAFRVEANLLSRLHSPYLVELLGYCADQNHRILIFEFMHNGSLQHHLHHKQYRPLEWGTRLRIALGCARALEFLHEHTIPAVIHRDFKCSNILLDQDFRAKVSDFGLAKIDSDRINGQNSTRVLGTTGYLAPEYASTGKLTTKSDVYSYGVVLLQILTGRIPIDTKRPSGEHVLVPWALPRLTNRDKIVEMVDPALQGQYSMKDLIQVAAIAAVCVQPEADYRPLMTDVVQSLVPLVKNLSSVSSTGSSRFMNQSSPRPM; this comes from the exons ATGGAACCTAGCACCACTGGTGAACCTGCAAAGTCACATGGAAACCATACCAATAAGCATCATAGCTTGCATTCTCAACTCCATGATCACCGTCATGGCATCCTCTCTTCCACCTCTATCCTTATAATCATCATATCAGCTATTTCTGTCGTTCTAGTTCTCACAATCTTTCTTATTATAGCAATGGTAAGAAGACTCAAATCTTCTAAGAATAGAGGCAGTTGCAAAGACTTGAGCAGTTGCAACACTAGCAAGTTCATTGCTCATACCACCATAAGCTTCACTTCAAGCCCAG ATGTTAACGGTGGATGTCTATATGGAAGCAATTTGGGTCATAAGCCTCCAAGTAAACACAAAGGAGTCCAAGTTTTCACATACAAAGAGCTTGAGATTGCCACAAACAAATTCAACGCATCAAATGTGATAGGGAATGGAGGGTATGGAGTGGTGTATAGAGGTACCCTAAGTGATGGGACTGTGGCTGCAATTAAGATGCTCCATAGAGAAGGGAAGCAAGGAGAGCGGGCATTCAGGGTAGAGGCAA ATTTGCTAAGCAGGTTGCACTCACCATACCTGGTGGAGCTACTTGGTTATTGTGCTGACCAAAACCATAGAATCCTAATATTTGAATTTATGCATAATGGTAGTCTTCAACACCATCTCCATCACAAGCAATATCGACCTTTGGAATGGGGGACACGATTGAGGATAGCCCTTGGTTGTGCTAGGGCCCTGGAGTTCCTTCATGAGCATACTATCCCAGCAGTTATCCACCGTGACTTCAAGTGTAGTAACATTTTACTAGACCAAGATTTTAGGGCTAAGGTTTCTGATTTCGGATTGGCTAAGATAGATTCGGACAGGATCAACGGTCAGAATTCGACGCGTGTTCTGGGGACCACTGGTTATCTAGCACCAGA GTATGCTTCAACTGGCAAGCTTACCACAAAATCAGATGTATACAGCTATGGAGTTGTTCTTTTACAGATCTTAACTGGTCGCATACCGATTGATACCAAGCGGCCCTCCGGTGAACATGTTCTTGTCCCCTGG GCTCTTCCAAGGCTAACTAACAGAGATAAGATAGTGGAAATGGTTGATCCAGCATTACAAGGCCAGTATTCAATGAAGGATTTGATTCAG GTAGCTGCTATTGCAGCAGTGTGTGTGCAACCAGAAGCAGATTATCGGCCTTTAATGACAGATGTTGTTCAGTCACTCGTCCCTCTGGTCAAGAACCTCTCTTCTGTATCTTCCACTGGTTCATCTAGATTTATGAATCAGTCAAGTCCAAGGCCTATGTAG
- the LOC118060820 gene encoding uncharacterized protein isoform X2, translated as MNKQEVMKMQTHILKVNIECHCGGCKKKIKKLLQKIEGVYTTTVNAEQGKVTVTGNVDPAKLVKKLEKSGKHAELWGGQKGSNNFQNLNNQFKNMQMGGGGGGGGGGGKDNKSGKGGKGQQGQQVQMMQQQLKGSKDPKMPQNKDQKSVKFNLNEDEFDDEFDDEFDDEFDEFDDEFDDEFDDDEEEFGHGHGHGLPNKMMPMMGNGHGHNLPNKMMPMMGNGHGPNGMPINKMMPMMGNGHGPHGMPPNKMMPMMGNGHGPNGMPNKMMPMMGNGHGPHGMPNNMMPMMGNGHGPHGMPNNMMPMMGNGHGPHGMPNKMMPMMGNGHGPQGMMSGPGFNDKKGGGGGGGGGGGGKGKKGGGGGDDVFEIPVVMKGKGDKKDGKDGKGGKKGGGGDDKNGKSKGENKKQDGKDKKDSKRGGGFLGFGKKSKKEDDSSTNKTATNNGSAGVHGNNNGGGPKKGAGKNGGVHDTNKNKQGFPEIDGAGNGGHKNMVHMGQMGPMGPMGPMSTMGPMGNYARMGNVPTVQGLPAPGAMNGGYYQGMGPGQGNPYNQQQYMAMLMNQQRQQQGNDMFQPMMYARPQPAVNYMPPPMPPTTATDQYTHFFSDENTESCRIM; from the exons ATGAATAAACAGGAGGTTATGAAGATGCAG ACTCATATTTTGAAAGTGAACATAGAGTGTCACTGTGGTGGatgcaagaagaaaataaagaaactgCTTCAAAAAATCGAGG GGGTGTATACTACCACGGTAAATGCAGAGCAAGGGAAGGTAACTGTGACAGGAAATGTAGATCCGGCCAAGCTCGTTAAAAAGCTCGAGAAGTCGGGGAAACATGCAGAGTTATGGGGAGGTCAAAAGGGCTCAAACAACTTCCAAAACCTTAATAATCAATTCAAGAACATGCAAAtgggaggtggaggtggaggtggcggtggcggtggcaAAGATAACAAGTCTGGGAAGGGTGGAAAAGGTCAACAAGGACAACAAGTACAGATGATGCAACAACAGCTGAAAGGGTCTAAGGATCCAAAGATGCCTCAAAATAAAGACCAGAAGTCAGTTAAGTTCAATCTGAACGAGGACGAGTTCGATGATGAGTTCGATGATGAATTTGATGACGAGTTTGATGAATTTGATGATGAGTTCGATGATGAATTTGATGATGACGAGGAAGAGTTTGGTCATGGCCATGGCCATGGCTTGCCTAACAAGATGATGCCTATGATGGGTAATGGCCATGGTCATAATTTGCCTAACAAGATGATGCCCATGATGGGTAATGGACATGGACCTAATGGGATGCCAATCAACAAGATGATGCCTATGATGGGTAATGGCCATGGACCTCATGGCATGCCACCAAACAAGATGATGCCGATGATGGGTAATGGCCATGGACCTAATGGCATGCCAAACAAGATGATGCCGATGATGGGAAATGGCCATGGACCCCATGGTATGCCAAACAATATGATGCCCATGATGGGAAATGGCCACGGGCCTCATGGTATGCCAAACAATATGATGCCCATGATGGGAAATGGCCATGGGCCTCATGGTATGCCAAACAAAATGATGCCCATGATGGGCAATGGCCATGGGCCTCAAGGTATGATGAGCGGACCTGGGTTTAATGACAAAAAGGGTGGCGGGGGCGGGGGTGGGGGAGGTGGTGGTGGAAAGGGCAAGAAAGGTGGTGGCGGTGGTGATGATGTTTTTGAGATACCTGTGGTAATGAAGGGCAAGGGAGACAAGAAAGATGGCAAGGATGGCAAAGGAGGAAAGAAAGGTGGAGGTGGTGATGACAAGAACGGTAAAAGCAAGGgggaaaacaagaaacaagatgGTAAAGACAAAAAAGATAGTAAAAGAGGTGGTGGGTTCCTAGGCTTCGGTAAGAAGAGTAAAAAAGAAGACGATAGTAGTACCAACAAGACAGCTACCAATAATGGCAGTGCAGGTGTACATGGAAACAATAATGGCGGTGGGCCCAAGAAAGGTGCAGGCAAAAATGGTGGGGTCCATGatactaacaaaaataaacaagggtTCCCTGAAATTGATGGAGCAGGTAATGGTGGTCACAAGAATATGGTTCATATGGGACAGATGGGTCCAATGGGCCCAATGGGCCCGATGAGTACAATGGGCCCGATGGGCAATTATGCTAGGATGGGTAATGTACCAACAGTGCAAGGACTGCCGGCACCGGGAGCAATGAACGGTGGTTATTATCAAGGGATGGGGCCAGGGCAAGGGAATCCTTATAATCAGCAGCAATACATGGCAATGCTGATGAATCAACAGAGGCAGCAGCAAGGGAATGACATGTTTCAACCGATGATGTACGCCCGCCCTCAGCCAGCCGTGAACTACATGCCGCCCCCCATGCCGCCTACTACGGCGACCGATCAGTACACGCACTTCTTCAGCGATGAGAACACCGAAAGTTGCAGAATAATGTGA
- the LOC118060824 gene encoding uncharacterized protein produces MGDSGDSVKQEKKVVFVTVGTTLFDALVRTMDTKEVKQELLRKGYTDLVIQMGRGSYTPTKCDGEDGSLAVDYFTFSPSIADHLRSASLIISHAGSGSIFETLQLGKPLIVVVNEDLMDNHQSELAEELAERKHLYCAHPQTLHQTISDMNVESLLPYPSGDATPVAKLMNTFLGFPDD; encoded by the exons ATGGGAGATTCCGGGGATAGTGTGAAGCAAGAGAAGAAAGTGGTATTTGTAACTGTAGGAACTACATTGTTTGATGCTCTAGTGAGAACAATGGATACTAAGGAAGTCAAACAAGAGTTATTAAGAAAAGGGTATACCGACCTTGTTATTCAAATGGGTCGAGGATCCTACACTCCTACTAAG TGTGATGGAGAAGATGGATCTCTGGCTGTTGATTACTTCACTTTTTCTCCAAGCATTGCAGACCATCTGAGATCAGCATCTCTTATCATCAGCCATGCAG GGTCTGGGAGCATATTTGAAACTCTGCAGCTTGGTAAACCTCTAATTGTAGTGGTAAATGAAGATTTGATGGACAATCATCAAAGTGAACTTGCAGAAGAACTAGCAGAGAGGAAGCATTTATATTGTGCTCATCCTCAAACGCTTCATCAGACAATATCTGATATGAATGTGGAGTCCCTCCTTCCGTACCCATCAGGTGATGCCACACCGGTTGCCAAGCTTATGAACACGTTTCTTGGTTTCCCAGATGATTGA
- the LOC118060821 gene encoding probable E3 ubiquitin-protein ligase LUL4: protein MGSSSSRHGRNHPQNNNLHHRQNQPDPSLPSSTTTPIQQLASFSTNNTNNLPSQSSSIPSSNNFYTNTIQPTSSSPPQQGPQSYYFAANAPYTTPPMIPTSSAYGSFSYHHHPPPPQLPLPFNNNGWAPYNYRQPGFMGPQIPPPQVKPHNSGVVQQPRYVDHNHAKTIKNVVNVNKASIKVVADENNSDCHLVSFTFDAVVDGSVTIFYFGKEGHNCTFMPAYPEIYIPRKIPFEKGVGKKFSQASGTGIDLGFFELDQLSKPSPEEDIFPLVIFAEACSPSLSTSTSQEPGKPLPTMSTHAQITEAVLEKKNEGHFQVKVVKQILWIDGIRYELREIYGIANSDSAGFDEIDSGTECVICMSEPKDTAILPCRHMCLCSGCAKELRSRSDTCPICRQPIQELMEIKVNKSGSS from the exons ATGGGTTCCTCCTCAAGTAGACATGGAAGAAACCACCCCCAGAACAACAATCTCCACCACCGTCAAAACCAACCAGACCCTTCCCTGCCTTCCTCCACAACCACCCCAATTCAACAACTTGCCTCTTTCTCCACCAACAATACCAATAACCTTCCCTCGCAAAGCAGTTCGATACCATctagtaataatttttatacaaatacTATACAGccaacatcatcatcaccaccacAACAAGGGCCACAAAGTTATTATTTTGCAGCAAATGCACCATATACTACTCCTCCTATGATTCCCACAAGTTCTGCTTACGGTTCTTTTAGTTACCATCaccatcctcctcctccccaGCTTCCTCTTCCTTTCAACAATAATGGGTGGGCCCCGTATAATTATCGTCAACCTGGTTTCATGGGCCCACAAATACCACCACCACAGGTGAAGCCTCATAATTCAGGAGTTGTGCAGCAGCCACGTTATGTTGACCATAATCACGCAAAGACAATCAAGAATGTTGTGAATGTGAACAAGGCCAGTATTAAAGTTGTTGCTGATGAGAATAATTCGGATTGTCACTTGGTTTCCTTCACTTTTGATGCTGTTGTTGATGGCAG CGTCaccatattttattttggaaaggAAGGACACAATTGTACATTTATGCCAGCATACCCTGAAATCTATATTCCAAGGAAAATCCCCTTTGAGAAAGGAGTGGGTAAAAAATTCTCTCAAGCATCAGGAACTGGCATTGACCTGGGATTTTTTGAGTTGGATCAGCTATCAAAGCCCTCACCCGAGGAAGATATCTTCCCGCTTGTTATCTTTGCTGAAGCATGCTCACCCTCTCTCTCTACTTCTACGAGCCAAGAGCCCGGCAAGCCTCTGCCTACCATGTCTACCCATGCACAAATAACTGAAGCTgtcttggagaaaaaaaatgaaggccattttcaagtaaaagtaGTCAAGCAAATCTTATGGATTGATGGGATTCGTTATGAGTTGCGAGAGATCTATGGCATTGCCAATTCTGACAGTGCGGGCTTTGATGAGATTGATTCAGGAACAgaatgtgttatttgcatgagTGAGCCAAAGGATACAGCCATTCTACCTTGTCGGCATATG TGCTTGTGCAGCGGATGTGCGAAGGAGTTGCGGTCTCGATCAGATACGTGTCCTATATGTCGCCAACCTATCCAGGAACTTATGGAGATCAAGGTTAACAAGAGTGGGAGTTCTTAA